A genome region from Hoplias malabaricus isolate fHopMal1 chromosome 8, fHopMal1.hap1, whole genome shotgun sequence includes the following:
- the vip gene encoding VIP peptides has product MFKAMLQKNGSQLLLLIALCSVFYSRALSLPYSSMRAVRHADGLFTSGYSKLLGQLSARRYLESLIGKRVSDDLMEDQVPVKRHSDAIFTDNYSRFRKQMAVKKYLNSVLTGKRSLEDTPSEQEESTGGETTYRESYDGITVDELLNHIPLPL; this is encoded by the exons AT gtTTAAAGCGATGTTACAGAAGAACGGCTCTCAGCTTCTTCTCCTCATCGCGCTCTGCAGCGTCTTCTACTCGCGGGCTTTAAGTTTACCTTACTCCTCCATGAG GGCGGTGAGACACGCAGACGGTCTGTTCACCAGTGGCTACAGTAAACTGCTGGGTCAGCTCTCAGCGCGCCGTTACCTTGAGTCTCTCATTGGGAAGAGAGTCAG TGATGATCTGATGGAAGATCAGGTGCCAGTGAAGCGTCACTCAGATGCAATATTCACAGACAACTATAGCCGCTTCCGCAAGCAAATGGCAGTGAAGAAGTACCTCAACTCCGTCTTAACAGGAAAAAGAAG TCTAGAAGACACTCCCAGTGAGCAGGAGGAATCCACCGGAGGAGAGACCACCTACCGGGAGAGCTATGATGGCATCACCGTTGATGAACTTCTAAATCATATACCATTG CCGCTCTGA